In Chryseobacterium turcicum, a single window of DNA contains:
- a CDS encoding response regulator: MSKKKILIFDDDKTILEVIAIIFEENGYLVEISETSHDIIEKVSLFKPDVILMDNWIPRIGGVEATKLLKNHEEFQSIPVIYVTANNDIVALAKEAQADDYVAKPFNLEDLEDKVAKYLVEKV; encoded by the coding sequence ATGAGTAAGAAGAAAATTTTGATTTTTGATGATGATAAAACAATTCTGGAAGTGATCGCAATCATTTTTGAAGAAAATGGTTATCTGGTCGAAATTTCAGAAACATCTCATGATATTATCGAAAAGGTTTCTCTGTTTAAACCCGATGTAATTCTCATGGATAACTGGATTCCCAGAATTGGTGGAGTAGAAGCTACCAAACTTTTAAAGAATCATGAGGAGTTTCAATCGATTCCGGTCATTTATGTGACGGCAAATAACGATATCGTGGCATTGGCGAAAGAAGCTCAGGCTGATGATTATGTCGCAAAACCTTTTAATCTTGAAGATTTAGAAGATAAAGTAGCCAAGTATTTAGTAGAAAAAGTTTAA
- a CDS encoding chemotaxis protein CheB, translating into MHTESSNTELVLIGGSAGSLQVILEMIKNLNENLNFPIILVLHRKAQSTNILQTLLQQFISTEVVEIDDKTDIKKNKIYIVPADYHLLFENKKMMSLDSSEKMNYSRPSIDVTFKSAAEIYGKTLVGILLSGANADGVEGLSYIKKNNGKVWIQNPETAEVNYMPKHAVEGVKYDLLIRPDNLADYINQL; encoded by the coding sequence ATGCATACTGAAAGCTCAAATACCGAATTGGTTTTAATCGGCGGATCCGCAGGAAGTCTGCAGGTAATTTTAGAAATGATTAAAAATTTAAATGAAAATTTAAACTTTCCGATTATATTGGTATTGCACAGAAAAGCGCAGTCAACCAATATCTTGCAGACTTTACTTCAACAGTTTATTTCAACAGAAGTAGTAGAGATTGATGATAAAACAGATATTAAAAAAAATAAAATTTATATCGTCCCAGCAGATTATCATCTTTTATTTGAAAACAAAAAAATGATGTCTCTAGACAGTTCTGAAAAGATGAATTACTCTCGGCCGTCAATAGATGTTACTTTTAAATCTGCAGCAGAAATTTATGGTAAAACTTTGGTAGGAATTTTGCTATCTGGAGCCAATGCAGACGGAGTAGAAGGATTGTCTTACATTAAAAAAAATAATGGCAAAGTCTGGATTCAAAACCCGGAAACGGCAGAAGTAAATTATATGCCCAAACATGCTGTGGAAGGCGTAAAGTATGATTTGCTTATAAGACCCGATAATCTGGCAGATTATATCAATCAGTTATAA
- a CDS encoding CheR family methyltransferase, translated as MLEPSIVKDEEVEYLIKDVYELYGYDFSEYSRASFKRRINRICLIDRFTSFAELRYTLINEPEYLKRFVEEVTVNVTEMFRDPYFFKGLREKILPQLGTYPLIRIWVAGCSTGEEAYSIAILLKEANLYHKSLIYGTDLNPSVLETARAGVFPLQQMKLYSENYRLSGGKKDFSDYYTANYDSAKFDKSLQEKLILSTHNLVSDSSFNSFQLIICRNVLIYFDRGLQERVFKLFDNSLENLGFLALGGKETIRFSKLDKNFHQVDDQRIWKKIDHN; from the coding sequence ATGCTCGAACCAAGTATTGTAAAAGATGAAGAGGTAGAATATCTTATTAAAGATGTCTACGAACTGTACGGATATGATTTTTCTGAGTACAGCAGAGCCTCTTTTAAACGAAGAATAAACCGTATCTGCCTTATAGACAGATTTACGAGCTTTGCCGAGTTACGTTACACCCTCATCAATGAGCCTGAATACTTGAAGCGTTTTGTAGAAGAAGTAACAGTGAATGTAACCGAAATGTTCAGAGATCCTTATTTTTTCAAAGGGTTAAGAGAAAAAATATTACCCCAATTGGGAACTTATCCTTTAATCAGAATTTGGGTGGCAGGTTGCTCTACAGGTGAAGAAGCATATTCTATAGCTATTTTATTGAAAGAAGCCAATTTGTATCATAAGTCTTTAATCTATGGAACAGATCTGAATCCTTCGGTTTTAGAGACGGCAAGAGCAGGAGTTTTCCCATTACAGCAAATGAAACTATATTCTGAAAACTATAGGTTATCGGGTGGAAAAAAAGATTTTTCAGATTATTACACTGCGAATTACGACAGTGCAAAATTTGATAAAAGCCTGCAGGAGAAGCTTATTTTATCGACACATAATTTGGTTTCAGACAGTTCATTTAACAGCTTTCAACTGATTATCTGCAGAAACGTTCTTATTTATTTTGATCGTGGTTTGCAGGAAAGGGTTTTCAAACTTTTTGATAACAGTTTAGAAAATTTAGGCTTTTTGGCTTTAGGAGGAAAAGAAACCATTAGATTTTCTAAATTAGACAAAAATTTTCATCAGGTTGATGACCAGAGAATCTGGAAAAAAATAGATCATAACTAA
- a CDS encoding response regulator: MDDDPRNIFALKLTLKARGYQIESSTMALEAIDMLKSDKDISVVLMDMMMPEMDGYEAIKIIRNTPEIADVYIIAVTAQAMPEDRQKCLDAGARDYVSKPINVDLLLTALEKLS; encoded by the coding sequence GTGGACGATGATCCACGCAATATATTTGCTCTCAAACTGACCCTGAAAGCAAGAGGATATCAAATCGAAAGCTCTACAATGGCTTTAGAAGCTATTGATATGCTTAAAAGTGATAAAGATATTTCTGTAGTTTTAATGGATATGATGATGCCCGAAATGGATGGTTATGAAGCCATAAAAATTATCCGAAATACACCGGAGATTGCTGATGTCTATATTATCGCAGTTACTGCACAGGCAATGCCTGAAGATCGCCAGAAATGTCTGGATGCAGGAGCACGGGATTATGTATCAAAGCCTATAAACGTTGATTTATTATTAACAGCTCTCGAAAAACTTTCTTAA
- a CDS encoding response regulator gives MPKKILRNLQFGVGFSLLILIASSIASYLSIQNQMDHRESVGKSRRSATAVKDVLVALLDAETGSRGYQLTGRESFLEPYNRSLNEYSNAIALAKRLDVSDKAQEKRLNILEENVEKSINNLKFYVENRRKGIVMTQQQILESKVYMDKCRQVVKDFVQYEEAQLEIKNKDLNRSSNTTVLFIIFSALSAIVVTVFFYLKLRSDLVRREKLEKDLRDKDAQISRRVTAIQQIANRVANGDYSQKVVDNSQDDLGDLVGSLNHMTDSLKIAFETINKSDWKQKGLALLNESLVGNKSVKEVSEKSLNQIIEYGKCINGSLYVFDEGILRLNSAFGLESGMKKSFEPGEGMIGQAFVNEKPKVYNDLKEDDFVVSFASSKLKVNALLLIPIFSDGNSIGVLELASITNFEEDKVDFFVEGTRNIGIALNAAKGREKEQQLLEETQAQSEELQVQHSELENLNTELEAQTQKLQASEEELRVQQEELMQANAELEERSRLLEDKNHLIAERNNEIQKKVEELALSTKYKSEFLANMSHELRTPLNSILLLSRLMAENPEENLNEDQVESAKVIQSSGSSLLTLIDEILDLAKIESGKMTLEYHDVEISEVVKDLKNLFNPVFLDKKLQFNIEIDQEVEKTIETDRLRVDQVLRNLLSNALKFTKKGSINLNIKKDPKNKDFVIFSVKDTGIGIAEDKQQIIFEAFQQADGSTRRQFGGTGLGLSISREIARLLGGELSVRSKVNEGSEFNLIIPIKPIAEITKYETDQQLVDIIREDVEEIQNILDDGETEYYENIVLEIPENVEDDRDNISEDDKVILIIEDDINFAKALLKYARIQDYKGVVVVRGDYALAAAKQYHPQAILLDVQLPVKDGWKVMDELKSTPETKHIPVHMMSVLHVKKESLMKGAIDFINKPMALDQMADVFKKIEEAIRKSPQKVLIVEENAKHASALSYFLSNFNISLSIENNVENVVKALTSNQTDCVILDIGDSRGNEYQVIESIKSYEGLENLPIIIFTERNLSQSEELKIKQYADSIVVKTAHSYQRILDEVGLFLHLVEEKNNSLENVRTKTLGSLTEVLSGKKILITDDDARNIFSLTKSLEKYKVEAIVAMDGKHALEQIKQNPDIDVILMDMMMPEMDGYETIQEIRKMPKFAKLPIIAITAKAMIGDRQKCIDAGASDYISKPVDIDQLLSLLRVWLYEI, from the coding sequence ATGCCGAAAAAAATACTAAGAAATCTGCAGTTTGGGGTCGGTTTTTCATTATTGATATTAATTGCAAGCTCAATTGCTTCATATCTGAGTATTCAGAACCAAATGGATCATCGTGAAAGCGTTGGGAAAAGCAGACGTTCGGCAACTGCTGTAAAAGATGTTTTAGTAGCTCTTTTGGATGCCGAAACCGGAAGCAGAGGCTATCAACTTACCGGAAGAGAGAGTTTTCTTGAACCTTATAACCGTAGTTTAAATGAATATTCTAATGCTATAGCGCTTGCAAAACGTTTAGATGTATCAGATAAAGCGCAGGAAAAGCGTTTAAATATTTTAGAGGAAAATGTTGAAAAAAGCATCAACAATCTGAAATTTTATGTTGAAAACAGACGCAAAGGTATTGTGATGACTCAACAGCAGATTTTAGAGAGTAAGGTGTATATGGACAAATGCCGTCAAGTGGTAAAAGACTTTGTACAGTATGAAGAAGCTCAGCTCGAAATAAAAAATAAAGACCTCAACCGTTCATCGAATACAACGGTTTTATTCATCATATTTTCAGCACTTTCAGCAATTGTAGTGACGGTGTTTTTCTACTTAAAACTTAGGTCAGATCTTGTGCGTAGAGAAAAGCTTGAAAAAGATTTAAGAGATAAAGATGCGCAAATATCAAGAAGGGTAACTGCTATTCAGCAAATTGCAAACCGAGTAGCCAATGGTGATTACAGTCAAAAAGTAGTAGATAACTCGCAAGACGACTTGGGAGATTTGGTAGGCTCTCTTAATCACATGACAGATTCTTTGAAAATAGCTTTCGAAACCATTAATAAAAGTGATTGGAAACAGAAAGGTTTAGCATTATTAAACGAATCTTTAGTAGGAAATAAATCGGTAAAAGAAGTGTCAGAAAAATCTCTGAATCAAATTATCGAATATGGAAAATGCATCAACGGATCTTTATACGTTTTTGATGAAGGAATTTTAAGACTAAATTCAGCTTTTGGCTTAGAAAGCGGTATGAAAAAAAGTTTTGAGCCCGGTGAAGGAATGATTGGTCAAGCTTTCGTTAACGAAAAACCTAAAGTCTATAACGATCTTAAAGAAGATGATTTTGTAGTAAGCTTTGCAAGCAGCAAGCTGAAAGTAAATGCTTTATTGTTGATTCCTATATTTTCTGATGGCAACAGCATAGGTGTTTTAGAATTGGCGTCGATTACTAATTTTGAGGAGGATAAAGTAGATTTCTTTGTAGAAGGAACTCGAAATATAGGAATAGCGCTCAACGCAGCAAAAGGGCGCGAAAAAGAACAGCAGTTGTTGGAAGAAACACAAGCTCAGTCTGAGGAATTACAAGTACAACATTCTGAATTAGAAAATCTAAATACAGAACTAGAGGCTCAAACTCAAAAACTTCAGGCTTCAGAGGAAGAATTGAGAGTACAGCAGGAAGAACTGATGCAGGCAAACGCTGAATTGGAGGAACGTTCCAGACTATTGGAAGATAAAAATCATCTGATTGCCGAAAGAAATAACGAAATTCAGAAAAAGGTTGAAGAACTGGCTTTAAGCACAAAGTATAAATCTGAGTTTTTAGCAAACATGTCTCATGAGTTGCGTACACCTTTGAATTCTATCCTTCTTCTTTCCCGACTGATGGCAGAAAATCCTGAAGAAAATCTGAATGAAGATCAGGTAGAATCAGCAAAAGTAATTCAAAGTTCAGGAAGCAGTCTTTTGACATTGATTGACGAAATTTTAGATTTAGCGAAAATAGAATCCGGGAAAATGACTTTAGAATATCATGATGTTGAAATTTCTGAAGTTGTAAAAGATTTGAAAAACCTCTTTAATCCCGTATTTCTAGATAAAAAACTTCAATTTAATATCGAAATTGATCAGGAGGTTGAAAAAACGATTGAAACAGACCGTTTACGTGTCGATCAGGTATTAAGAAATCTTCTTTCGAATGCATTGAAGTTTACAAAAAAGGGAAGTATTAATTTAAATATTAAAAAAGACCCTAAAAATAAAGATTTCGTCATTTTCTCAGTAAAAGACACCGGAATCGGAATTGCAGAAGATAAACAGCAAATTATTTTTGAAGCCTTTCAACAAGCAGACGGTTCTACACGCAGACAGTTTGGAGGAACAGGTTTAGGATTATCAATAAGCCGAGAAATTGCAAGATTATTAGGCGGAGAACTTAGTGTAAGAAGCAAGGTAAATGAAGGAAGTGAGTTTAATTTAATCATTCCAATCAAACCGATTGCTGAAATCACAAAATATGAAACCGATCAGCAATTAGTAGATATCATTCGTGAAGACGTAGAAGAAATTCAGAATATTCTGGATGATGGTGAAACGGAATATTATGAAAATATTGTTCTTGAAATCCCTGAAAATGTAGAAGATGACAGAGATAATATCAGCGAAGATGATAAAGTGATTTTGATTATTGAAGATGATATCAACTTCGCAAAAGCTTTATTAAAATATGCAAGAATACAGGATTATAAAGGCGTTGTTGTCGTAAGAGGAGATTACGCTTTAGCTGCGGCAAAACAATATCATCCACAAGCAATTTTACTCGATGTACAGCTTCCCGTAAAAGACGGATGGAAGGTGATGGATGAATTAAAATCAACGCCTGAAACAAAACATATTCCGGTGCACATGATGTCTGTGCTTCATGTAAAGAAAGAAAGTTTGATGAAAGGGGCGATTGATTTTATTAATAAACCCATGGCTTTAGATCAGATGGCAGATGTTTTTAAAAAAATTGAAGAAGCCATTAGAAAATCTCCACAGAAAGTATTGATTGTGGAAGAAAATGCCAAACATGCGAGTGCTTTGTCTTATTTCTTAAGCAATTTTAATATCTCTTTATCTATTGAGAATAATGTGGAAAATGTTGTGAAAGCATTAACTTCTAACCAAACCGATTGTGTGATTTTAGACATTGGCGATTCTCGTGGTAATGAATATCAGGTAATCGAATCTATAAAAAGCTATGAAGGTCTTGAAAATCTTCCGATTATTATTTTTACAGAAAGAAACCTGTCTCAATCTGAGGAGTTGAAAATTAAGCAATATGCAGACTCTATCGTGGTGAAAACTGCGCATTCTTATCAAAGAATTTTAGATGAAGTAGGTTTATTTTTACATTTAGTGGAAGAGAAAAATAATTCTTTGGAAAATGTTAGAACGAAAACGTTAGGCTCATTAACAGAAGTTTTGAGTGGTAAAAAGATTCTGATTACCGATGATGATGCCCGAAATATTTTCTCTTTAACCAAATCTTTAGAAAAATATAAAGTGGAAGCTATTGTTGCAATGGATGGAAAGCATGCTTTGGAACAAATTAAGCAAAATCCTGATATTGATGTTATCTTAATGGATATGATGATGCCCGAAATGGATGGGTATGAGACCATTCAGGAAATCAGAAAAATGCCGAAATTTGCGAAGCTTCCAATTATTGCCATTACTGCAAAAGCGATGATAGGAGACCGCCAGAAATGTATCGATGCAGGAGCTTCAGATTATATTTCAAAACCGGTAGATATCGATCAGTTATTGTCCCTGCTAAGAGTATGGTTGTATGAAATTTAA
- a CDS encoding hybrid sensor histidine kinase/response regulator, with protein sequence MILIVDDNQNNLFSLKKLLKSKDFQVDTADSGPEALGKALKNDYALIILDVQMPEMDGFEVAETLAGYSRTKDIPIIFLSAVNTEKRFITKGYASGGKDYVTKPVDSEILLLKVKTFYNFQEQNIAMKKTQQSLELEVKGRRESQVTMKSQIDHFHLMLESLPQIAFTLNEQGTVDFVNGKWYEYSHSDTIFPETHPDDFCILEEFARCKKKGKALELEIRIKNIKSGEFRYHLLRVTPVREENAVKNWVGTFTDINDQKKVEKEKDEFLSIASHELKTPLTSIKAYVQLLDRKLKLNKESAEAGFMVKVQDQIEKLNTLISDLLDVSKIENGKLKINKKPTNLDQLIQNAIETILQTHDEKRVKIDRHGYIPDILIPLDAIRIEQVLINFLTNAIKYSPENHQVIVTTFVDEEEQEVKVSITDFGIGIPDFKQEAVFHKFYRVEESSLQFQGMGIGLYICSEIIKQHHGNIGVSSVLDEGSTFYFTLPLN encoded by the coding sequence ATGATCTTAATCGTCGATGACAACCAAAACAATCTTTTTTCATTAAAAAAACTATTAAAATCCAAAGATTTTCAGGTAGATACCGCAGATTCGGGTCCCGAAGCATTGGGAAAAGCATTAAAAAATGATTATGCCTTAATTATTTTGGATGTGCAAATGCCGGAAATGGATGGGTTTGAAGTTGCCGAAACTCTTGCCGGATACAGCAGAACCAAAGATATTCCGATTATTTTCTTGTCAGCTGTTAATACAGAGAAAAGATTTATTACAAAAGGGTACGCTTCTGGGGGAAAAGATTACGTTACAAAACCTGTAGATTCTGAAATTCTACTCTTAAAAGTAAAAACATTTTACAACTTTCAAGAGCAGAATATTGCGATGAAAAAAACACAGCAGAGTCTGGAGCTTGAAGTAAAAGGTCGACGCGAATCTCAAGTTACCATGAAGTCTCAAATTGATCACTTCCATCTCATGCTGGAGTCTTTACCACAAATTGCATTTACGCTTAACGAACAAGGAACTGTGGATTTTGTGAATGGAAAATGGTACGAATACTCTCATTCCGACACTATTTTTCCCGAAACTCATCCCGATGACTTCTGTATTTTAGAAGAATTTGCCCGTTGCAAAAAGAAAGGAAAAGCACTCGAATTAGAAATCAGAATAAAAAATATAAAATCAGGGGAATTTAGATATCATCTCCTTCGTGTTACTCCGGTGCGTGAAGAGAATGCAGTCAAAAACTGGGTAGGAACTTTTACCGATATCAATGATCAGAAAAAAGTAGAGAAAGAAAAAGACGAATTTTTGAGTATTGCAAGTCATGAGTTGAAAACTCCTTTAACGAGTATTAAGGCTTACGTTCAGCTTTTAGACCGAAAATTAAAATTAAATAAAGAAAGCGCAGAAGCTGGATTTATGGTGAAAGTTCAGGATCAGATCGAAAAACTCAATACACTTATCTCAGATTTGCTGGATGTTTCTAAAATCGAAAACGGAAAACTTAAAATCAATAAAAAACCTACCAATCTTGATCAGCTAATACAAAATGCAATCGAGACCATTCTTCAGACTCACGACGAAAAAAGAGTGAAAATTGATCGCCATGGTTATATTCCGGATATTCTTATTCCTTTAGATGCCATTCGTATTGAGCAGGTTTTGATTAATTTTTTAACCAATGCCATCAAATATTCTCCGGAGAATCATCAGGTAATCGTTACCACATTTGTTGACGAAGAAGAGCAGGAAGTAAAGGTGAGTATTACCGATTTTGGAATTGGTATTCCAGATTTTAAGCAGGAAGCTGTTTTTCACAAATTTTACCGTGTCGAAGAATCTTCACTTCAGTTTCAGGGAATGGGAATTGGTCTTTACATCTGCTCGGAGATTATCAAACAGCATCACGGAAATATAGGAGTTTCGAGTGTTTTAGACGAAGGTTCTACATTTTATTTCACATTACCATTAAATTAA
- a CDS encoding lmo0937 family membrane protein — MRSILWLVAVICIVIWLLGMLGVIPGMDTGSLIHVLLVIAIIVVLISHSLKSHYFSFNKNSGFVFC; from the coding sequence ATGAGAAGTATATTATGGCTTGTTGCAGTAATCTGCATCGTAATTTGGCTACTAGGAATGCTCGGAGTAATTCCAGGAATGGACACTGGAAGTTTAATTCACGTTCTTTTAGTTATTGCAATAATTGTAGTACTAATTAGTCATTCCTTAAAAAGCCACTATTTTAGTTTCAACAAAAATAGTGGCTTTGTTTTTTGTTGA
- a CDS encoding IS5 family transposase, with amino-acid sequence MLGKIKQDLQQNLFKTRLTELINMEHPLVQLAHELDWDHLEQEFEKFFSTHGRPSVAIRKIAGLLLLKELFKESDESVVERWIENAYWQYFTGETFFQTAQPFDPSQFVHFRKRIGERGLEYLLSQSVKLHPRAKFEKEVQIDTTVQEKNITFPTDAKLAKKVIDNCVKIAKKEGIPQRQTYKRVSKQLLRDAYFGHHPRRKKKALMSRKKLRTLGKRLLRELERKLPETILENYKLEFEKYQKVLTQERTTKDKIYSLHEPQTSCIAKGKSGKAYEFGSKVAVVRGRKTGVITSIKRFSGNPHDSKTLEESLAQSQRVRELIGGTRPEIASTDRGFRGVKEIEGTEILIPQNKKASTKYGQEVARKRFRARAAIEPCISHLKRNHSLGLNFLKGVIGDIHNAILAGIGYNLKLRLNHIKAQIIFCFQIIFNFSTKNKATIFVETKIVAF; translated from the coding sequence ATGTTAGGCAAAATAAAACAAGATTTACAACAGAATTTATTTAAAACCAGACTCACGGAACTCATTAATATGGAGCATCCACTTGTGCAATTAGCACATGAGCTTGATTGGGATCATTTGGAACAGGAGTTTGAAAAATTCTTTTCAACCCACGGAAGACCTTCTGTTGCCATTCGTAAAATTGCCGGTTTATTACTTTTGAAAGAACTCTTTAAAGAAAGCGATGAATCCGTTGTGGAAAGATGGATAGAGAACGCCTATTGGCAATATTTCACGGGAGAAACCTTTTTTCAAACCGCACAACCATTTGATCCAAGCCAGTTCGTTCATTTCAGAAAAAGGATAGGAGAAAGAGGTCTGGAATATTTGTTGAGTCAAAGCGTAAAGCTTCATCCGAGAGCAAAATTTGAAAAAGAAGTTCAAATAGACACGACGGTTCAGGAGAAAAACATCACTTTTCCCACGGATGCAAAACTGGCAAAAAAAGTGATTGACAATTGCGTGAAAATAGCTAAAAAAGAAGGTATTCCCCAGAGGCAAACCTACAAAAGAGTGAGCAAACAATTGCTGAGAGATGCGTATTTTGGTCATCATCCGCGACGAAAAAAGAAAGCATTGATGTCACGGAAAAAGCTTCGGACTTTGGGAAAAAGACTACTTCGTGAATTGGAGAGAAAATTACCGGAAACTATTTTAGAAAACTACAAACTGGAGTTTGAAAAGTATCAAAAAGTTTTGACCCAAGAGCGAACTACGAAAGATAAGATTTACAGTTTGCACGAGCCCCAAACTTCGTGTATCGCAAAAGGGAAATCGGGGAAGGCTTATGAATTTGGGTCAAAAGTAGCGGTTGTGAGAGGAAGAAAAACGGGTGTTATCACTTCCATAAAAAGATTTTCAGGGAATCCACATGACAGCAAAACTTTAGAAGAATCTCTAGCCCAAAGCCAAAGGGTTCGAGAATTAATTGGCGGAACAAGACCTGAAATAGCGAGTACAGATCGTGGTTTTCGAGGAGTAAAAGAAATAGAGGGAACCGAAATTTTAATTCCACAAAATAAAAAAGCAAGCACCAAATATGGTCAAGAAGTTGCCAGAAAAAGATTCCGAGCGAGAGCAGCCATTGAGCCTTGTATCTCTCATTTAAAAAGAAACCATTCTTTAGGTTTAAACTTTCTAAAAGGAGTAATAGGAGATATCCATAATGCTATTTTAGCGGGGATAGGATACAACTTAAAGCTTCGATTAAATCACATCAAAGCCCAAATTATTTTTTGCTTTCAAATAATATTCAACTTTTCAACAAAAAACAAAGCCACTATTTTTGTTGAAACTAAAATAGTGGCTTTTTAA
- a CDS encoding sensor histidine kinase, which yields MKIKTKLNAGVGLLFFMIIVLSVLGGWFIYQLKKDTQNILTDNYNTLQYSRNMLLSLEEIGTEPFAIAEFQKNLDLQRKNITEDGEKEATKNIFSHFSDLKNDKENLALHSAIRKDIAELMQLNMNAIQIKSGIANRTAQNAIAVISIAGTLCFLIAFILMVNLPANISNPIRELTSSIHQIANQNYRQRVQFESNSEFGELAKSFNTMAEKLHEYSESRIDKILKGKKRIETLIDNMHDAVIGIDENRKVLFVNDEALKVSGLKKENFVGKLIQDVAVSNDLVRDLIKEIIDPNTEKNPSELLKIFVEGKENYFEKEILDINVIPTGENDSRFIGQVIMLRNITPFKELDLAKTRFIGTVSHEFKTPISSIQMGLQLLENEKIGSLNEEQQKLVKGIDEDALRLLKITSELLNIAQLETGVSQLNIRPFQIGAMLEEVIKTNKSAADKKQISMITDIDSRLNIMSADQEKTLWVLNNIVSNAIRYSFESSNVIIKVEKIDVDQVKFSVKDEGMGIEEQYLKHIFTRYFRVPGTKAEGTGLGLSISKEFIEAQSGSIAVESEIEKGSTFSIILQLNS from the coding sequence ATGAAAATAAAAACAAAACTTAATGCAGGGGTTGGTCTGCTGTTTTTTATGATAATTGTACTGTCTGTTTTGGGTGGATGGTTTATTTATCAGCTTAAAAAAGATACACAGAATATTCTTACGGATAACTATAACACCTTGCAGTATTCCCGAAATATGCTGCTGTCGCTTGAAGAAATAGGTACGGAGCCTTTTGCAATAGCCGAATTTCAGAAGAATCTTGATTTGCAGCGAAAGAATATTACAGAAGATGGTGAAAAAGAAGCAACAAAAAATATATTCAGTCATTTTTCAGATTTAAAAAATGATAAAGAGAATTTAGCTTTACATTCAGCTATTCGAAAAGATATTGCCGAATTGATGCAGCTCAATATGAACGCCATCCAAATTAAAAGCGGAATTGCCAATAGAACAGCACAAAATGCAATTGCCGTTATCTCTATCGCCGGAACGTTATGTTTTTTGATTGCTTTTATTCTGATGGTCAATCTTCCCGCCAATATTTCAAACCCGATTCGTGAATTAACTTCTAGTATTCATCAAATTGCCAATCAAAATTACAGACAACGCGTGCAGTTTGAGAGCAACAGTGAGTTTGGCGAATTGGCGAAATCTTTTAATACAATGGCCGAAAAACTTCATGAATATTCTGAAAGCAGAATCGATAAAATTTTAAAAGGAAAAAAGCGCATCGAAACACTTATTGACAATATGCATGATGCGGTAATTGGGATTGACGAAAACAGAAAAGTTCTTTTTGTGAATGATGAAGCTTTAAAAGTTTCAGGTCTTAAAAAGGAAAACTTTGTAGGTAAGCTTATTCAGGATGTCGCAGTGAGTAATGATTTGGTACGTGACCTTATTAAGGAAATCATTGATCCGAATACAGAGAAAAATCCTTCAGAATTATTAAAAATCTTTGTAGAAGGCAAAGAAAATTATTTTGAAAAAGAAATTTTAGATATCAATGTAATTCCTACCGGTGAAAATGACAGTCGTTTTATTGGTCAGGTAATTATGCTTCGAAATATTACACCTTTTAAAGAGCTTGATTTGGCTAAAACCCGTTTTATAGGTACGGTTTCTCATGAATTTAAAACTCCTATTTCCTCAATACAAATGGGATTGCAGCTCTTAGAAAATGAAAAAATTGGTAGTCTGAATGAAGAACAGCAAAAACTCGTTAAAGGAATTGATGAAGACGCTCTTAGATTGCTTAAAATAACTTCTGAACTACTAAATATTGCTCAATTAGAAACAGGAGTAAGCCAATTGAATATTCGTCCGTTTCAGATAGGTGCAATGCTTGAAGAGGTTATTAAAACCAATAAATCGGCAGCAGATAAAAAGCAAATCTCGATGATTACAGATATCGATTCTAGATTAAATATAATGAGTGCTGACCAAGAAAAAACATTGTGGGTACTCAATAATATTGTTTCTAATGCAATTCGTTACTCTTTCGAGAGCTCAAATGTCATCATAAAAGTAGAAAAGATTGATGTTGACCAAGTGAAATTTTCTGTAAAAGATGAAGGGATGGGTATTGAAGAGCAATATCTAAAACATATTTTCACAAGATATTTCAGAGTTCCCGGTACCAAAGCTGAAGGAACAGGTTTAGGGCTCAGTATTAGTAAAGAGTTTATTGAAGCGCAGAGCGGAAGTATTGCTGTAGAAAGTGAGATAGAAAAGGGTAGTACTTTTAGTATCATTTTACAACTTAATTCATAA